A region of Halictus rubicundus isolate RS-2024b chromosome 17, iyHalRubi1_principal, whole genome shotgun sequence DNA encodes the following proteins:
- the LOC143362590 gene encoding prolyl 3-hydroxylase 2 isoform X1, translating to MRFVVFFVFLCGTIAGYNDTLFNEIQIDDPADPTIALELDLPVTDRTLHEIYYDAVQAYLDEDWDRCIENFNEVSHGYKVYKRMVVNCRRKCRQRANGEFPIFPENIEDLQFYERKIRETLCLLTCNQEYLEIAGDNALRTLPRETETKLTNYHLYEYLHICYFKKQRYKDAADAVFTFLVRHPKHEMSIKSLEHYLMFPGVETQSIVNLEAAPYVSIYFKGVLAYERENYAEAVALFEASLASYLQAEEECRFYCEGPFDQGWHPEFTSSVANHFTYCLKCKQTCHQRLNNINGDYRGDMLKSHYNYLQFAYYKLGKLKAACAAVGAYFLFDPVDETMLQNRKYYSTQPTVQEQYFEPRQEALAYVKRHEYEQSLLRYISDEFSLVDRKFAEMKKKHQARREKSEEKRGKKIEEIEALHPPPGHSFSNTLLFNNISAIGDDKLAIRDRRPQWVRDDVSVVAEEKELGGKNRYVANGFLNSTECELLMRLASMTAVEGDGYNEYKSPHSKYERFEGITVGRVALMVYLGQIEPERLRQLLETTEQARSHVERYFGLDRPLYVTYTHLVCRTALPDSPEDRSDLSHQVHADNCLLNDQNACVHESPAYTWRDHSAILYLNEDFQGGEFFFAKDRATRESDSLVSPQCGRMVAFTAGGENLHGVRGVLRGRRCALALWFTQEERYREYEGTLAEAILQRVDSVGPAKEKDVQVPLRYEDLLIQYANSDDFLRDFLRNSP from the exons ATGAGATTCGTCGTGTTTTTCGTGTTCCTCTGCGGCACGATCGCCGGCTACAACGACACTCTCTTCAACGAGATCCAGATCGATGATCCGGCCGATCCGACCATAGCACTCGAGCTGGACTTGCCGGTGACGGACAGAACCTTGCACGAGATCTACTACGATGCTGTCCAAGCTTATCTCGACGAGGACTGGGACCGTTGCATCGAGAATTTCAACGAAGTTTCGCACGG GTACAAAGTTTACAAGCGCATGGTGGTCAACTGCAGAAGGAAGTGCAGGCAGCGAGCTAACGGCGAGTTTCCGATCTTCCCCGAGAACATCGAGGATCTGCAATTCTACGAGAGAAAGATTAGGGAAACGTTGTGCCTTCTGACTTGCAATCAGGAGTACCTCGAGATCGCCGGAGATAACGCTTTGAGGACGCTGCCGCGCGAGACCGAAACCAAGCTGACCAACTATCATCTCTACGAGTACTTACACATCTGCTATTTCAAG AAGCAGCGCTACAAGGACGCGGCGGACGCCGTGTTCACGTTCCTGGTTCGCCACCCGAAACACGAAATGAGCATAAAGTCTTTGGAACACTATCTAATGTTTCCCGGCGTGGAGACGCAGAGCATCGTAAACCTAGAAGCAGCGCCTTATGTCAGCATATACTTCAAAGGGGTGTTGGCTTACGAGCGCGAAAACTACGCAGAAGCGGTGGCACTCTTCGAGGCTTCTCTGGCGTCCTATTTACAGGCAGAAGAGGAGTGCCGGTTCTACTGCGAGGGCCCGTTCGATCAGGGCTGGCACCCGGAGTTCACGTCCTCCGTCGCCA ACCACTTCACCTACTGCCTCAAGTGCAAGCAGACCTGCCACCAGAGGCTGAACAACATAAACGGCGACTACCGGGGAGACATGCTGAAGAGCCACTACAATTACCTACAGTTCGCCTATTACAAAC TGGGAAAGTTGAAGGCCGCCTGCGCCGCCGTGGGAGCCTACTTTCTGTTCGACCCTGTCGACGAGACCATGCTGCAGAACCGGAAGTACTATAGCACACAGCCCACGGTCCAGGAGCAGTACTTCGAGCCGAGACAG GAAGCCCTGGCCTACGTCAAGAGACACGAATACGAGCAGAGCCTGTTGCGCTACATATCCGACGAGTTTTCGCTGGTCGACAGAAAATTCGCGGAGATGAAGAAGAAGCACCAGGCCAGACGAGAGAAAAGCGAAGAGAAGCGAGGAAAG AAAATCGAAGAAATCGAGGCTCTGCATCCGCCGCCCGGTCATTCTTTTTCTAACACGCTGCTGTTCAACAATATTTCCGCGATTGGAGACGATAAACTCGCGATACGAGATAGGAGGCCGCAATGGGTCAGGGACGATGTCTCCGTGGTCGCAGAAGAGAAAGAACTTGGCGGGAAAAATCGCTATGTGGCCAACGGATTCCTCAACTCGACGGAGTGCGAACTTCTGATGCGATTAGCCTCG ATGACAGCAGTGGAAGGTGACGGTTACAACGAGTACAAGAGTCCGCACTCGAAGTACGAGCGGTTCGAAGGCATCACTGTCGGCAGAGTCGCCTTG ATGGTGTACCTGGGTCAAATAGAGCCTGAACGATTGCGGCAGCTCCTCGAGACAACGGAACAGGCTCGCAGCCACGTGGAAAGGTATTTCGGGCTTGATCGACCGCTCTATGTCACGTACACTCACCTGGTCTGCCGCACGGCTCTACCTG ATTCACCAGAGGATCGTAGTGACCTTAGCCATCAGGTCCACGCGGACAACTGTCTGTTGAATGATCAGAACGCCTGCGTCCACGAGAGTCCAGCCTACACCTGGAGGGACCATTCGGCGATCCTTTACCTGAACGAAGACTTTCAGGGTGGAGAGTTCTTCTTCGCGAAGGATCGCGCGACTCGCGAATCGGACAGCTTGGTTTCACCGCAATGCGGGCGCATGGTGGCTTTCACCGCCGGCGGAGAGAATCTTCACGGTGTGAGGGGCGTTCTTCGAGGCAGGCGGTGTGCTTTGGCCCTGTGGTTCACGCAGGAGGAGAGGTACAGGGAGTACGAAGGGACCCTGGCCGAGGCGATCTTGCAAAGGGTGGATTCGGTCGGGCCTGCCAAGGAGAAGGACGTCCAGGTGCCTTTGAG GTACGAGGACCTCCTGATCCAGTATGCCAACAGCGACGATTTCCTGAGGGATTTCTTGAGGAATTCGCCCTGA
- the LOC143362590 gene encoding prolyl 3-hydroxylase 1 isoform X2 has protein sequence MRFVVFFVFLCGTIAGYNDTLFNEIQIDDPADPTIALELDLPVTDRTLHEIYYDAVQAYLDEDWDRCIENFNEVSHGYKVYKRMVVNCRRKCRQRANGEFPIFPENIEDLQFYERKIRETLCLLTCNQEYLEIAGDNALRTLPRETETKLTNYHLYEYLHICYFKKQRYKDAADAVFTFLVRHPKHEMSIKSLEHYLMFPGVETQSIVNLEAAPYVSIYFKGVLAYERENYAEAVALFEASLASYLQAEEECRFYCEGPFDQGWHPEFTSSVANHFTYCLKCKQTCHQRLNNINGDYRGDMLKSHYNYLQFAYYKLGKLKAACAAVGAYFLFDPVDETMLQNRKYYSTQPTVQEQYFEPRQEALAYVKRHEYEQSLLRYISDEFSLVDRKFAEMKKKHQARREKSEEKRGKKIEEIEALHPPPGHSFSNTLLFNNISAIGDDKLAIRDRRPQWVRDDVSVVAEEKELGGKNRYVANGFLNSTECELLMRLASMTAVEGDGYNEYKSPHSKYERFEGITVGRVALMVYLGQIEPERLRQLLETTEQARSHVERYFGLDRPLYVTYTHLVCRTALPGNFHLMHQRDSGPFRS, from the exons ATGAGATTCGTCGTGTTTTTCGTGTTCCTCTGCGGCACGATCGCCGGCTACAACGACACTCTCTTCAACGAGATCCAGATCGATGATCCGGCCGATCCGACCATAGCACTCGAGCTGGACTTGCCGGTGACGGACAGAACCTTGCACGAGATCTACTACGATGCTGTCCAAGCTTATCTCGACGAGGACTGGGACCGTTGCATCGAGAATTTCAACGAAGTTTCGCACGG GTACAAAGTTTACAAGCGCATGGTGGTCAACTGCAGAAGGAAGTGCAGGCAGCGAGCTAACGGCGAGTTTCCGATCTTCCCCGAGAACATCGAGGATCTGCAATTCTACGAGAGAAAGATTAGGGAAACGTTGTGCCTTCTGACTTGCAATCAGGAGTACCTCGAGATCGCCGGAGATAACGCTTTGAGGACGCTGCCGCGCGAGACCGAAACCAAGCTGACCAACTATCATCTCTACGAGTACTTACACATCTGCTATTTCAAG AAGCAGCGCTACAAGGACGCGGCGGACGCCGTGTTCACGTTCCTGGTTCGCCACCCGAAACACGAAATGAGCATAAAGTCTTTGGAACACTATCTAATGTTTCCCGGCGTGGAGACGCAGAGCATCGTAAACCTAGAAGCAGCGCCTTATGTCAGCATATACTTCAAAGGGGTGTTGGCTTACGAGCGCGAAAACTACGCAGAAGCGGTGGCACTCTTCGAGGCTTCTCTGGCGTCCTATTTACAGGCAGAAGAGGAGTGCCGGTTCTACTGCGAGGGCCCGTTCGATCAGGGCTGGCACCCGGAGTTCACGTCCTCCGTCGCCA ACCACTTCACCTACTGCCTCAAGTGCAAGCAGACCTGCCACCAGAGGCTGAACAACATAAACGGCGACTACCGGGGAGACATGCTGAAGAGCCACTACAATTACCTACAGTTCGCCTATTACAAAC TGGGAAAGTTGAAGGCCGCCTGCGCCGCCGTGGGAGCCTACTTTCTGTTCGACCCTGTCGACGAGACCATGCTGCAGAACCGGAAGTACTATAGCACACAGCCCACGGTCCAGGAGCAGTACTTCGAGCCGAGACAG GAAGCCCTGGCCTACGTCAAGAGACACGAATACGAGCAGAGCCTGTTGCGCTACATATCCGACGAGTTTTCGCTGGTCGACAGAAAATTCGCGGAGATGAAGAAGAAGCACCAGGCCAGACGAGAGAAAAGCGAAGAGAAGCGAGGAAAG AAAATCGAAGAAATCGAGGCTCTGCATCCGCCGCCCGGTCATTCTTTTTCTAACACGCTGCTGTTCAACAATATTTCCGCGATTGGAGACGATAAACTCGCGATACGAGATAGGAGGCCGCAATGGGTCAGGGACGATGTCTCCGTGGTCGCAGAAGAGAAAGAACTTGGCGGGAAAAATCGCTATGTGGCCAACGGATTCCTCAACTCGACGGAGTGCGAACTTCTGATGCGATTAGCCTCG ATGACAGCAGTGGAAGGTGACGGTTACAACGAGTACAAGAGTCCGCACTCGAAGTACGAGCGGTTCGAAGGCATCACTGTCGGCAGAGTCGCCTTG ATGGTGTACCTGGGTCAAATAGAGCCTGAACGATTGCGGCAGCTCCTCGAGACAACGGAACAGGCTCGCAGCCACGTGGAAAGGTATTTCGGGCTTGATCGACCGCTCTATGTCACGTACACTCACCTGGTCTGCCGCACGGCTCTACCTGGTAATTTTCACCTGATGCATCAACGTGATTCTGGTCCCTTTCGCAGCTGA